CGCGTCGCCGTGGACGTTGCCACCGTAGAGGGCGTGGGGTGCGCCGAGGACCGGGAGGGCGGCGAGGAGCGCGCCGCCGAAGCCGTAGGCCCACACGAGCGCGATCGCGACCGCGCTCCGGTAGACGCGCGCGCCGCGGGCCGATGAGGGCACGCTCGGCTCCGGAGGGGTCGCCTCCGGAGCGCCGGGGTCGGGGGCGGCGTCGCCTTCGAGCGCGTCGGTCGTCATGGCGACAGCCAGGAGTAGAGGTGCGCCGCCAGGGTGGTCGCGAGCGCGAAGACGCGGGGCTGTGGCGCTCGCGGCGCGTCGGCTACCATGGCGTGATTGTTAGTGAAATCGTCGTCGAGTAGCACCGTGTGCTCCGGGTCGACGACGACCCCCTTGAGCGGCCGCTGGCCCGTGTAGGGTACACGCAGCACCCGCCCGGCCGGTTGGAGTGCGCCGCCGATCCGGACCCGCGTCTCGCCGCCGTCGTCGTGGACGAAGGTGACGTCGACTGGGAACGCGAGGGTGCCCCGCACCTCGACGAACGCGTACCCGTCGTATTGATCGCCGACGACCGCGGCGTCGGTCTCGCGCTTGCCGTTGCGGTCGAAGAGCCCCGCCGGCTTGGCGCGCCGGGACGACGCGACCTGCGTGACGGCGTAGTCGATCGTGCCCTGGTCGAAGAGCGCGGCGCGGGCGAGGGCGCGGGCGTCCGCGCCGAGCGCCTCGCCGAGGACGACGAGCAGGTCTTCGGGCTCGGGGTGGCGATTCCAGAAGCGCGTCGCGTAGGCGCGTAGGGCCGCCGTGAGCTTCTCCTCACCGTACACGCGCCGCAGCGTGGAGAGGAGCGTCGAGGTGCGGCCGTACACCAGGCCACCGTAGGCGCGCCCGCTCGAGAAGGCGCGCGCCGGCTGGGCGATGGGCTCGACGCGCGCGTGTGCGCGGCCCGAGAAGAGCGCGACGGTCGTGTCCGACACGTCGAGCCCGAGGACGCTCGCGACCCCGCGGGGCCCGAGCCACGCGTCCAGGGCGTCGGCCTCCGCGTAGCTGTTGAGGCCCTCGTCGAGGAACGGCCAGCGCTCCTCGTTCGAGGCGAGGAGGTGGAAGAAGTACTGGTGTCCGAGCTCGTGGATCGTGACGAGCTCGAGCTCGCGCACGAAGGGCGGCCCATACCAGGCGCCGCCCGTGGTGATGAGCGTGGGGTATTCCATTCCGCCCGCCTCCCGCGCCCCGAGCGGCGGATGGACCACGGTGAGGGTGGGGTAGGGGTAGCGGCCGTAGCGCTCACGGAAGTGAGGCAGCGCGAAGCGCACAGCGGCCCGCTCGCGCTCGGCTGCGCCGCGGTAGCCGCGAGGGAAGAGGAAGGCCACCTGGACGCCGTCGATCGCCTCGTCGAGGCGCTCGAAGCCGTCGAACGCGGCGAAGGCGAAGTCGAGCACGGCGGGCTGGACGTGACGCTCGATGTGGCGCGGGCCCTCGTCGCGCGACTCGGTCGCCGGCCCCGTCGCGCCCACGACGAAGCCCTTCGGCACGTCGACGGTGACATCGTAGGTGCCGAAGTCGGCGTGAAACTCGGCGAGGTGGTGGAACGCGTAGTGCGCGAACGTGCCGTCCGGCTCGAGCCGCGCGAGCTTTGGGAACCACTGGCCGAGGAAGTGGAACGAGCCGGAGAAGCCGACGCGCTCGACGATCGTGGGCAGGGTGTCGTCCCACACCACGTCGAAGGTCACCGTGGCGCCGGGCGCGAGGGGCGCGGCGAAGGGCAGCCGAGCGTCGGTCTCGTCGTCGTCGCCGGGGCGCGAGCGCTCGACGCGCGGCCACAGATCGACCGGCCCCGTGGCGGTGCGCTGCGCGAAGCGCCGGACGTCGATCGCCCCCCACGTCTTTGGGACGGTCGAGCCGCGGAAACCGCCCACCGGGTCGCGCATGAACACCGAGCGCTGGTTCTTGAACGCGTTCAAGTAAAGGTGGACCCACACCTCCGAGATCGCCACGGACGATGTGTTCGTGAACTCTATCGCGCCCTCGCCGTGGAGCGTGTGCGCCGCGGGATCGAGCGAGGCTTTCAGTGTGTAGTTGGCCACGTCCAGCCGCGGCGACCCGTCTGCGCGCGCGTCGCCGCCGACGAGGAGGGCCGAGCACACGAGGCCGAACGCGGCCGCGGTGGCCGCCGAGGAGCGCATCCGGCACCTTGTAACCCAGGACGCTGGGCGCGTAGAGGGGAAGGTGAAGCGCCTCGCGCGCCACGTCGACCCCGCCCGCCTACGCCGGTGCGCGCCGGCTCAGTCGTCGAAGAGGCGAAGCTGTGGTCGGCGGTCCGGTCGCCGGAACGTGCCCTCCCGGTGAGGCTCGACGGAGAGCGAGAGCCCCGCGCTCCGCGCCGCGCCCTCGAAGAGCGCGCGCAGGGCTCCGGCGTAGACGCCCGTGCCTCGCTGGCGCACCAGGAAACGTGCATCATACAGAGAGTCGCCGTGCAGGTCTCGGAGCCTCGCCTCCACCTTCTTGGCGCGGAGGGGGAGGCGTTCGCGCAGCGCGCCGAGGAAGACCTCTCGGACGCTGCCTGGAAGGCGCAGGGCGACGGCGAACGTGCTGGTGGCCCCGGCCGCCCGCGCGGCCGCGAGGAGCGGCCGGAGGTCGTCCTCGCCGAGGCCCGGCACGAGCGGGGACACGCTCACGCCCACGCGTAGCCCGGCGGCCGCGAGCCGCTCGATCGTGCGAAGGCGCCGCGCAGGGGTTGGCGCGTAGGGCTCAAGCGCTCGAGCCACCTCCGCCGAGGCGAAGGGCACGCTCACGAAGACCTGCACGCTCGCCCGCGCGTGGAGCTCGACGAGCAGGTCGAGGTCGCGCTCGACGAGCGCCGATTTCGTGATGATCCCCGCGGGGTTTCGGTACTCCGCGCACACCTCGAGGCAGGCCCGAGTGAGCCCGAGCTCTCGCTCGACGGGCTGGTAGGGGTCGGTGACGCCGGAGAACACGACGTGCTCGCCGGTCCACGACGATCGCTCGAAGCGCGC
This is a stretch of genomic DNA from Myxococcales bacterium. It encodes these proteins:
- a CDS encoding M1 family metallopeptidase, with translation MRSSAATAAAFGLVCSALLVGGDARADGSPRLDVANYTLKASLDPAAHTLHGEGAIEFTNTSSVAISEVWVHLYLNAFKNQRSVFMRDPVGGFRGSTVPKTWGAIDVRRFAQRTATGPVDLWPRVERSRPGDDDETDARLPFAAPLAPGATVTFDVVWDDTLPTIVERVGFSGSFHFLGQWFPKLARLEPDGTFAHYAFHHLAEFHADFGTYDVTVDVPKGFVVGATGPATESRDEGPRHIERHVQPAVLDFAFAAFDGFERLDEAIDGVQVAFLFPRGYRGAAERERAAVRFALPHFRERYGRYPYPTLTVVHPPLGAREAGGMEYPTLITTGGAWYGPPFVRELELVTIHELGHQYFFHLLASNEERWPFLDEGLNSYAEADALDAWLGPRGVASVLGLDVSDTTVALFSGRAHARVEPIAQPARAFSSGRAYGGLVYGRTSTLLSTLRRVYGEEKLTAALRAYATRFWNRHPEPEDLLVVLGEALGADARALARAALFDQGTIDYAVTQVASSRRAKPAGLFDRNGKRETDAAVVGDQYDGYAFVEVRGTLAFPVDVTFVHDDGGETRVRIGGALQPAGRVLRVPYTGQRPLKGVVVDPEHTVLLDDDFTNNHAMVADAPRAPQPRVFALATTLAAHLYSWLSP
- a CDS encoding radical SAM protein — protein: MRPRAQNPPSRFHATHLDYDEGEAPSVPVTLVDDTSRSIVAENDSPDVGFRFSVNPYRGCYHACAYCYARPTHEFLGYGAGTDFERTLVVKRTAPELLRARFERSSWTGEHVVFSGVTDPYQPVERELGLTRACLEVCAEYRNPAGIITKSALVERDLDLLVELHARASVQVFVSVPFASAEVARALEPYAPTPARRLRTIERLAAAGLRVGVSVSPLVPGLGEDDLRPLLAAARAAGATSTFAVALRLPGSVREVFLGALRERLPLRAKKVEARLRDLHGDSLYDARFLVRQRGTGVYAGALRALFEGAARSAGLSLSVEPHREGTFRRPDRRPQLRLFDD